A portion of the Edaphobacter lichenicola genome contains these proteins:
- the yiaK gene encoding 3-dehydro-L-gulonate 2-dehydrogenase, whose amino-acid sequence MLRIPFEDLYTALHRAMRQLGLAEDRAAHCARLFAETTRDGVYTHGLNRFPRFSETVRNGSVDVNAEPTKTAGLGAIERWDGHRGVGNLNAHASMERAIALARQNGIGAVALANTNHWMRGGTYGWLAADQGLFAICWTNTLANLPVWGATTPTLGNNPIVIAIPRPGGHVVLDMAMSQFSYGSLSSYSKRGQPLPVDGGFDTAGNLTKDATAIEASQRALPIGYWKGSGLSLVLDMAAAMLSGGLSTHEIPLDPLRESGISQIFIAIDPRSLARAEEINRIADGVLQSLRGATPVDPGKPIRYPGEQTLQLREENMRLGVPVDPEIWRQISDPPRA is encoded by the coding sequence ATGCTCCGAATACCCTTCGAAGATCTCTACACCGCCCTTCACCGCGCCATGCGCCAGCTTGGTCTGGCGGAAGACCGCGCAGCCCACTGCGCTCGTCTCTTCGCGGAAACCACGCGCGACGGGGTCTACACCCACGGCCTGAACCGCTTCCCCCGTTTCTCCGAAACCGTTCGTAACGGCAGTGTCGACGTCAACGCCGAACCAACCAAAACCGCTGGCCTTGGAGCGATCGAACGCTGGGATGGCCACCGTGGAGTCGGCAATCTCAACGCACACGCCTCAATGGAGCGAGCCATCGCACTCGCCAGGCAAAACGGCATCGGCGCTGTGGCCTTGGCCAACACGAACCACTGGATGCGCGGCGGCACCTATGGCTGGCTGGCAGCAGATCAAGGCCTCTTCGCCATCTGCTGGACCAACACGCTCGCCAATCTGCCAGTCTGGGGCGCCACGACACCGACCCTCGGAAATAATCCAATCGTCATTGCGATTCCCCGCCCCGGCGGCCACGTCGTGCTGGACATGGCGATGTCCCAGTTCTCCTACGGCTCCCTCTCGTCCTACAGCAAACGCGGCCAGCCCTTGCCGGTCGATGGAGGCTTCGACACAGCTGGCAACCTGACCAAGGATGCGACCGCCATTGAAGCCTCGCAACGCGCCCTCCCCATCGGCTATTGGAAGGGCTCCGGCCTCTCCCTGGTTCTCGACATGGCGGCGGCAATGCTCTCCGGAGGCCTTTCCACGCATGAAATCCCCCTCGACCCACTCCGAGAATCGGGCATCTCGCAGATTTTTATCGCAATCGATCCCCGTTCCCTCGCACGAGCCGAAGAGATCAACCGAATCGCCGACGGCGTTCTCCAATCTCTTCGCGGAGCGACGCCCGTCGATCCCGGCAAACCAATTCGCTATCCTGGCGAACAGACTCTACAACTCCGCGAAGAAAACATGCGCCTCGGCGTGCCCGTCGACCCCGAGATATGGAGGCAGATAAGCGACCCACCACGCGCATAA
- a CDS encoding DUF1771 domain-containing protein, whose product MPQSQHDRAAEYHNKAAHAHNAAATAHGKGDHLTAHELSKQAHEHSTKAFELSKEASAHAAPGKN is encoded by the coding sequence ATGCCACAAAGCCAGCACGATCGCGCCGCCGAATACCACAACAAAGCCGCCCACGCTCACAACGCCGCAGCCACCGCTCACGGCAAGGGAGACCACCTTACCGCCCACGAGCTATCCAAACAAGCACACGAGCACTCCACAAAAGCCTTCGAACTCTCGAAAGAGGCATCAGCTCACGCAGCACCTGGCAAAAATTAA
- a CDS encoding glucose 1-dehydrogenase: MPTTTANILDSFRLDNKVALVTGSASGLGAAIAVALAQAGATVACHGNRRAATETATTIGDKAAAFRADLSSTTGAEDLFTQVKEKFGRVDILINNAGTILRAAAEEVPLEDWQQVLQVNLTSVFQLSQLAARDMIPRGGLGTNCGKIVNIASLLSFQGGIRVPAYAASKGGVAQLTKALANEWAPKGIQVNAIAPGYFATTNTEALQADETRNRQILERIPAARWGQPEDLAGAALFLSSPASNYVTGTVMTVDGGWMGR, translated from the coding sequence ATGCCAACCACGACAGCAAACATTCTCGACAGCTTCCGCCTCGACAACAAAGTAGCACTCGTCACCGGCTCCGCCAGCGGTCTCGGCGCGGCCATCGCAGTTGCGCTAGCGCAAGCCGGAGCCACCGTCGCCTGCCACGGCAACCGCCGCGCAGCCACCGAAACTGCCACCACCATTGGCGACAAGGCCGCAGCCTTTCGCGCAGATCTCTCCTCGACCACCGGTGCCGAAGACCTCTTCACCCAGGTCAAAGAGAAGTTCGGTCGTGTCGACATCCTCATCAACAACGCCGGCACCATCCTCCGCGCCGCCGCCGAAGAGGTCCCCCTCGAAGACTGGCAGCAGGTTCTTCAGGTGAACCTCACCAGCGTCTTTCAACTCTCCCAACTCGCCGCGCGCGACATGATCCCCCGCGGCGGCCTTGGCACCAACTGCGGCAAGATCGTCAACATCGCCTCTCTCCTCAGCTTTCAGGGCGGCATCCGCGTCCCAGCCTACGCCGCCAGCAAAGGCGGAGTCGCCCAGCTCACCAAGGCTCTCGCCAACGAGTGGGCGCCTAAGGGCATCCAGGTCAACGCCATCGCCCCCGGATACTTCGCCACAACCAATACGGAAGCACTCCAGGCCGATGAAACACGCAATCGCCAGATCCTCGAACGCATCCCCGCCGCACGCTGGGGTCAACCCGAAGATCTCGCTGGCGCAGCTCTCTTTCTCAGCTCTCCCGCCAGCAACTACGTTACCGGCACTGTCATGACCGTAGACGGCGGCTGGATGGGCCGTTAG
- a CDS encoding cupin domain-containing protein, with translation MSYALVLGKPSTDVVNFRMAKDQTRRNFLRTAPLVAAVSLPLTEKFLLASNSTLNSAEAATPQPFQVFTADKLSDAMKTLQAKPGNDSLFDSKSLPFTIVMTTEDKKSAKEFEYHEERDHILQILDGTTFYEVGGTPKNARNTKPGEWLAPTSEGATSLTLHKGDMLVIPRGTPHKRSTEASVTLVLISTTGSVPA, from the coding sequence ATGAGTTACGCACTCGTTCTTGGCAAACCGTCGACGGATGTGGTCAACTTTCGCATGGCCAAAGATCAAACTCGCCGCAACTTCCTGCGAACAGCTCCGCTCGTCGCTGCAGTCAGTCTTCCCCTTACAGAGAAGTTCCTCTTAGCGTCGAACTCCACGCTAAACAGCGCCGAAGCCGCGACTCCACAGCCTTTTCAGGTGTTCACTGCGGACAAACTCTCCGATGCGATGAAGACGCTTCAGGCAAAGCCGGGGAATGACAGCCTGTTCGATTCAAAATCACTCCCTTTCACCATCGTCATGACAACTGAGGATAAGAAGAGCGCAAAAGAATTTGAGTATCACGAAGAGCGCGACCACATCCTTCAAATCCTCGACGGGACAACGTTCTATGAGGTCGGAGGAACACCAAAAAATGCACGCAACACTAAGCCCGGCGAGTGGCTCGCTCCAACATCGGAAGGGGCGACCTCGCTCACGCTCCACAAGGGTGACATGCTGGTGATTCCTCGTGGCACGCCACACAAACGCAGCACCGAGGCAAGCGTCACACTGGTGCTGATCTCGACAACGGGTTCAGTTCCAGCTTAA
- the kduI gene encoding 5-dehydro-4-deoxy-D-glucuronate isomerase, with translation MRLYQMADAVRYGLMNTEELRETFLLEGMFEPGEIEFAYVDLDRTVIGSAVPETEALTLEAEPELRAEYFLERRELGVLNVGGAGSVVVDGKSFGLEKLDCLYVGRGNRAVSFSSKKASDPAYFYLLSYPAHAEYPTAMVKFSDLQGVHLGTAETCNKRTIYKAIYKDGIKSCQLVMGFTLLESGSNWNTMPPHTHMRRSEVYFYFDVDPAHRILHLMGPPDATSHLVVADKEVVVSPGWSIHAGVGTKNYAFCWGMGGENQAYDDMDPVTIADLR, from the coding sequence ATGCGGCTTTATCAGATGGCTGATGCGGTGCGGTATGGGCTGATGAACACGGAAGAGTTGCGGGAGACATTTTTGCTGGAGGGAATGTTTGAGCCTGGCGAGATTGAGTTTGCGTATGTTGATCTCGATCGCACGGTGATCGGATCCGCAGTACCCGAGACAGAGGCGTTGACTCTGGAGGCGGAGCCTGAACTGAGGGCGGAGTATTTTTTGGAGCGGCGTGAGCTTGGTGTTTTGAACGTCGGGGGCGCCGGATCGGTAGTTGTCGACGGGAAGAGCTTCGGTTTAGAGAAGCTCGACTGTTTATATGTTGGTCGTGGAAACAGAGCAGTTTCTTTTTCCAGTAAAAAAGCGTCCGATCCAGCTTACTTTTATCTGTTGAGTTATCCGGCGCATGCAGAGTATCCAACGGCTATGGTGAAGTTTTCCGATTTGCAGGGAGTGCACTTGGGAACTGCTGAGACCTGTAACAAGCGGACTATTTATAAAGCTATTTACAAGGATGGAATTAAGAGCTGCCAGTTAGTGATGGGCTTTACCTTATTGGAATCGGGAAGTAACTGGAATACGATGCCTCCGCATACGCATATGAGGCGCAGTGAAGTCTATTTTTACTTCGATGTCGATCCTGCGCATCGAATTCTGCACTTGATGGGGCCGCCGGATGCTACGAGTCACCTGGTGGTGGCGGACAAAGAAGTCGTGGTGTCGCCAGGATGGTCGATTCATGCGGGCGTGGGAACGAAGAACTACGCTTTCTGCTGGGGGATGGGCGGAGAGAACCAGGCATACGACGATATGGATCCAGTAACGATTGCGGATCTCAGATGA